The Salvia miltiorrhiza cultivar Shanhuang (shh) chromosome 1, IMPLAD_Smil_shh, whole genome shotgun sequence genome has a window encoding:
- the LOC131013167 gene encoding receptor-like protein 9DC3 gives MEALNLLFLGNNDFDFRTQTLKGVIPQEIHRLHNLRALYLSFNKLSGTLPPTIFNLSSLTWIELSSNKLSGALPSEIGNMKALSTLQLQNNALIGTIPSSICNLTSLEALLLSNNNLEGTIPQCFGNLSKSLFIFHLNVNQFSGLIPSSFSKGCGLVSINLNGNKLQGPLPKSLINCQRLRDLDVGNNRIQDEFPFWMEVLPDLQVLVLRANKFYGNMSLPSQTKIPFHNLQVLDISQNRFVGSLPQGYFKNFRAMIEVNETYLPIYDTFFKDYVEMRLTLKGLDQLLQRLLSAFTTIDLSSNRFSGSIPHSIGNLKILKYLNLSHNNLIGNIPSSLGNLSELESLDLSVNKLDGEIPSELTGLTFLAKLNLSMNNFVGQIPQSKQFSTFENDSYVGNWRLCGVPLTRKCNDENRHQMQPEEDDDEEDEFGFIDGFGWRSVVMGYGSGFIVGIGIGYIIIRNGRPRWLVEFFFGIGYNNNNNKKKKKRRSRATPTRRRT, from the exons ATGGAAGCACTAAATCTTTTATTCCTTGGAAACAATGACTTTGACTTTAGGACGCAAACATTAAAAG GAGTTATTCCACAAGAGATACATCGTCTTCATAATTTAAGAGCGTTGTACTTGAGTTTTAACAAGTTGTCAGGCACTTTGCCACCAACTATTTTCAACCTGTCTTCCTTGACATGGATTGAGTTATCAAGTAACAAACTTAGCGGAGCATTGCCTTCAGAAATTGGGAACATGAAAGCACTATCTACTTTACAACTTCAGAACAATGCTTTAATCG GTACTATTCCATCCTCCATCTGTAACTTGACATCTCTTGAAGCTCTTCTTCTCTCAAATAACAATTTGGAAGGAACAATTCCACAATGCTTTGGAAATTTGAGCAAATCTTtgttcatttttcatttaaatgtaAATCAGTTTAGTGGTCTCATTCCATCATCATTTAGCAAGGGATGTGGCCTTGTGTCCATCAATTTGAAtggtaataaattgcaaggacCATTACCTAAATCCTTGATCAATTGCCAAAGACTACGAGACCTCGACGTCGGAAATAATAGAATACAAGACGAATTTCCCTTTTGGATGGAAGTCCTTCCAGACCTTCAAGTGCTGGTCTTGAGGGCTAACAAGTTTTATGGTAACATGTCACTTCCTTCGCAAACCAAGATTCCATTTCATAATTTGCAAGTTTTAGATATATCTCAGAATAGATTTGTGGGCTCTCTGCCTCAAGGATATTTCAAGAATTTCAGAGCAATGATAGAGGTAAATGAAACATACTTGCCAATTTACGACACCTTCTTTAAAGATTATGTGGAGATGAGGCTCACCTTGAAAGGTCTGGATCAATTATTACAGAGATTGTTGTCAGCCTTTACAACAATCGACTTATCCTCCAATAGATTTTCTGGGAGTATTCCACATTCCATAGGAAATCTTAAGATTCTCAAATACTTGAATCTGTCCCACAATAACCTCATAGGAAATATCCCTTCATCTCTTGGAAATTTGAGTGAACTTGAATCTTTAGACTTGTCGGTGAACAAGTTGGATGGAGAAATTCCAAGTGAATTGACAGGGTTGACATTTCTTGCGAAATTAAACCTTTCAATGAATAATTTTGTGGGACAAATACCACAGTCTAAGCAGTTTTCCACATTTGAGAATGATTCATACGTGGGAAACTGGAGACTGTGTGGAGTTCCGTTGACGAGAAAATGCAACGACGAGAACAGGCATCAGATGCAGccagaagaagatgatgatgaagaagatgagtttGGATTTATAGATGGATTTGGATGGAGAAGTGTGGTGATGGGATATGGAAGTGGATTCAtagttggaattggaattggttACATTATCATTAGAAATGGAAGGCCAAGATGGTTAGTGGAATTCTTTTTTGGCATtggatataataataataataataagaagaagaagaagagacgCAGCAGAGCTACACCAACACGCAGAAGAACTTAA
- the LOC131006165 gene encoding LRR receptor-like serine/threonine-protein kinase RGI5: MPKSPHFLILALLLPIHYLMDYSSAKTDINTDRSSLLALKSQITLDPQNILTQNWSTEASVCSWIGVTCDSRYNRVTQLNISSMGLVGTLPPEIGNLSSLVSLDVNENSFHGPIPPSIFNMSFLEVLELRNNNLSTSLPLDMCKRNLHSLKRLHISYNEMYGEIPSSLGQCSQLEYLSLYNNNFTGFVPTEIGNLTKLQTLDLGENKLTGVIPQEIHHLHNLRVLDLSLNKLSDTLPPTIFNMSSLAWIDLSSNTLSGALPSEIGNKKAVLESLYLENNALTGTIPKEIGNLHNLQKMWLHSNKLSGSIPREVGNMTSLGGLQLGSNSLSGTIPKEIGNLRNLQYLILSSNKISGSIPREVGNMTALDQLLLDNNTLSGVIPEEIHRLHNLRELNLSSNKLSGTLPPTIFNMSSLACIDLSSNTLSGALPSEIGNKKAVLESLYLENNALTGTIPKEIGNLHNLQELWLHSNKLSGSIPREVGNMTSLGGLQLGNNSLSGAIPKEIGNLHNLRFMWLGSNELSGSIPREVGNMTALGSIHLQNNSLSGIIYYHLSTSLAPQASMRVNFI, translated from the exons ATGCCAAAATCTCCCCATTTTCTCATCCTTGCACTACTCTTACCAATCCATTATTTGATGGATTATAGCTCAGCCAAAACCGATATCAACACCGATCGTTCTTCCCTTCTCGCCTTAAAATCCCAAATCACATTAGATCCTCAAAATATATTGACCCAAAATTGGAGCACCGAAGCCAGTGTTTGCAGTTGGATCGGAGTTACTTGTGATTCACGTTACAATAGGGTTACTCAGTTGAATATATCGTCCATGGGTCTTGTCGGAACCCTCCCACCAGAAATTGGGAATCTTTCTTCTCTCGTTTCTTTAGACGTGAACGAGAACTCCTTTCATGGCCCCATTCCCCCATCTATCTTCAACATGTCATTTCTAGAAGTTTTGGAACTAAGGAATAATAATTTGTCTACCAGTTTACCTCTTGATATGTGCAAACGCAATCTGCATAGTCTCAAGAGGCTTCATATATCTTACAACGAGATGTATGGGGAAATACCATCGAGTTTGGGGCAGTGTTCACAGCTTGAGTATCTTTCTTTGTACAATAACAATTTCACTGGATTTGTGCCGACAGAAATTGGGAACTTGACGAAGCTTCAAACGTTGGACCTTGGTGAAAATAAGTTGACTG GAGTTATTCCACAAGAGATACATCATCTTCATAATTTAAGAGTGTTGGACTTGAGTTTGAACAAGTTGTCAGACACTTTGCCACCAACCATTTTCAACATGTCTTCCTTGGCATGGATTGACTTATCAAGTAACACACTTAGCGGGGCATTGCCTTCAGAAATTGGGAACAAGAAAGCAGTACTAGAGTCTTTATACCTTGAAAACAATGCTTTAACCG GTACTATTCCGAAAGAGATTGGAAATCTTCATAATTTGCAGAAAATGTGGTTGCATTCCAACAAACTTAGCGGATCAATCCCGAGAGAAGTGGGGAACATGACATCTCTGGGAGGCTTACAGCTCGGCAGTAATAGTTTAAGTG GTACTATTCCTAAAGAGATTGGAAATCTTCGTAATTTACAGTACTTAATTTTGTCTTCCAACAAAATTAGTGGATCAATCCCGAGAGAAGTGGGGAACATGACAGCTCTTGACCAGTTATTGCTCGACAATAATACTTTAAGTG GAGTTATTCCAGAAGAGATACATCGTCTTCATAATTTACGAGAGTTGAACTTGAGTTCGAACAAGTTATCAGGCACCTTGCCACCAACCATTTTCAACATGTCGTCCTTGGCATGTATTGACTTATCAAGTAACACACTTAGCGGGGCATTGCCTTCAGAAATTGGGAACAAGAAAGCAGTACTAGAGTCTTTATACCTTGAAAACAATGCTTTAACCG GTACTATTCCGAAAGAGATTGGAAATCTCCATAATTTGCAGGAATTGTGGTTGCATTCCAACAAACTTAGCGGATCAATCCCGAGAGAAGTGGGGAACATGACATCTCTGGGAGGCTTACAGCTCGGCAATAATAGTTTAAGTG GTGCTATTCCAAAAGAGATTGGAAATCTTCATAATTTACGGTTCATGTGGTTGGGTTCCAACGAACTTAGCGGATCAATCCCGAGAGAAGTGGGGAACATGACAGCTCTGGGTAGCATACACCTCCAGAATAATAGTTTAAGCGGTATCATTTATTATCACCTATCCACGAGTCTAGCTCCTCAAGCTAGCATGCGAGTTAATTTCATTTGA